A region of the bacterium genome:
CGGGGAAGAAGCGTGCCTCGATCCTTCGTCAGGAATAGTTTCACCCACACGCCTGCCAGGCGGGCAAATACGTCAATAGCCGAACCATCTCTTTGACCGCGACGGCTCGCACGCTCGTCGCGGGTCAAGAGTCGCGTACGGGCAGAATTAATAATTGATTCAAGAGTGAAAAAGGTATATTTCATATACAGTTATGGCATTTGAATTTGATCCAAATAAAAGCGCCGCCAACAAGCAAAAGCATGGGATTGATTTTGTGGAGGCGCAAGATCTCTGGACAGATGTGGATCGGGTTGAGATACCCGCCCGAACGGCTGATGAACCGCGAACGGTTGTCATCGGGATAATCCGCGGTAAACATTGGTCGGCAGTGATTACCAATCGAGGGAAGAATACCAGAATCATCTCGGTGCGGCGTTCGCGTGGGGAGGAGCTTGAGATTTATGAAAGCTAAGACATTTGATGATCAATTTGAAAAGGGCGACGACATTACCCGGCATTTGGATCTTTCAAAAGCCGTTCGTCCGGATTGCCAACAAAAGCGGGTCAATGTGGATTTTCCCGTCTGGATGATTCATTCCCTTGACCGTGAGGCTCATCGCCTAGGTGTGACACGCCAATCCGTGATCAAGCTTTGGCTCGCCGAAAAACTCAAGGAAGCGGTCGCATGAAAACCCGAACCACACCTTAACTGTGTGCCCATCGAGGATGAACGCCGCGAGCGAGTAACTCGCGGAGAAGAGAGCGGGGAGGGGGGGGGGCGCGCCAGCCTGTCCCTTCTTGCCCTGGCGAGTCCCCCTCTCAG
Encoded here:
- a CDS encoding BrnT family toxin gives rise to the protein MAFEFDPNKSAANKQKHGIDFVEAQDLWTDVDRVEIPARTADEPRTVVIGIIRGKHWSAVITNRGKNTRIISVRRSRGEELEIYES
- a CDS encoding CopG family transcriptional regulator, producing MKAKTFDDQFEKGDDITRHLDLSKAVRPDCQQKRVNVDFPVWMIHSLDREAHRLGVTRQSVIKLWLAEKLKEAVA